Proteins from a single region of Stappia sp. ES.058:
- the phnC gene encoding phosphonate ABC transporter ATP-binding protein codes for MFKLEGVTRKFGSNTAVKSVTLDIPDGQMVGIIGRSGAGKSTLLRMINRLIDPNGGRIVFNDTEVSALRGKALRNWQRDCAMIFQQFNLVPRLDVLTNVLLGRLNHRNSAKNLLGMFSQAERAMAIAALERLGIAQTALQAAGTLSGGQQQRVAIARALMQRPKMVLADEPIASLDPLNAQKVMDALKDINERDGITVVTNLHTLDTARSYCERIIGMSQGAVVFDGPPEDLTTDAARRIYGAEGEALSEAITSTSITAPARVARSSAGGLQPALAG; via the coding sequence ATGTTCAAGCTCGAAGGCGTGACACGGAAGTTTGGGTCGAACACGGCGGTAAAGTCGGTGACTCTCGACATTCCCGACGGACAGATGGTCGGCATCATCGGGCGCTCGGGCGCCGGCAAGTCGACCCTGCTTCGGATGATCAACAGGCTGATCGACCCCAATGGCGGGCGCATCGTCTTCAATGACACCGAGGTGTCGGCCCTGCGCGGCAAGGCACTGCGCAACTGGCAACGCGACTGCGCCATGATCTTCCAGCAGTTCAACCTGGTGCCGCGTCTCGACGTGCTCACCAACGTCCTGCTCGGCCGGCTCAACCATCGCAACTCGGCGAAGAACCTGCTCGGCATGTTCTCGCAGGCCGAACGTGCCATGGCGATCGCCGCCCTCGAGCGACTCGGCATCGCGCAGACGGCGCTTCAGGCGGCCGGTACCCTGTCCGGTGGCCAGCAGCAGCGTGTAGCCATTGCAAGGGCGCTGATGCAGCGACCGAAGATGGTGCTTGCCGACGAGCCCATTGCCTCGCTCGATCCCCTGAATGCGCAGAAGGTGATGGATGCGCTGAAGGACATCAACGAGCGCGACGGCATCACCGTCGTCACCAACCTGCACACGCTCGATACGGCGCGCAGTTACTGCGAGCGCATCATCGGCATGTCGCAGGGCGCGGTCGTCTTCGACGGTCCGCCGGAGGACCTGACGACGGACGCGGCGCGTCGCATCTATGGCGCCGAAGGCGAGGCGCTGTCGGAAGCGATCACCTCAACCAGCATCACGGCGCCCGCACGGGTCGCTCGCTCATCCGCAGGGGGCTTGCAGCCGGCGCTCGCCGGCTGA
- a CDS encoding DapH/DapD/GlmU-related protein: MTKLSETPLVHETANVAQSELGRYTEVAERVRMSETTLGDYSYIMQDGIVWCAQIGKFANIAATVRINATNHPTWRATLHHFTYRANDYWPDADPDAAFFNWRRKGRVVIGHDVWIGHGATILPGVTVGDGAVIGAGAVVSRDVAPYTIVGGVPAKLIRDRFPKVVAERMQRLCWWDWDHARLRSALEDFRVLGAEAFLARHGG; this comes from the coding sequence ATGACGAAACTCTCCGAGACGCCGCTCGTGCATGAGACGGCAAATGTCGCGCAGTCCGAACTGGGCCGCTACACCGAAGTCGCCGAGCGCGTGCGCATGAGCGAGACGACCTTGGGCGACTACTCCTACATCATGCAGGACGGCATCGTCTGGTGCGCGCAAATCGGCAAATTCGCCAATATCGCGGCGACGGTGCGCATCAACGCCACCAATCATCCGACCTGGCGTGCGACGCTGCATCATTTCACCTATCGCGCCAACGACTATTGGCCCGACGCAGATCCCGACGCCGCCTTTTTCAATTGGCGGCGCAAGGGGCGTGTGGTTATCGGTCACGATGTGTGGATCGGCCACGGGGCGACGATCCTGCCCGGCGTCACGGTCGGCGATGGCGCGGTGATCGGCGCGGGGGCGGTCGTCTCCCGCGATGTCGCGCCCTACACGATTGTCGGCGGTGTGCCGGCAAAGCTCATTCGCGACCGGTTCCCGAAGGTTGTGGCGGAGCGCATGCAAAGGCTTTGCTGGTGGGACTGGGACCACGCGCGGCTGCGCTCCGCGCTTGAGGATTTCCGCGTGCTCGGCGCCGAGGCGTTTCTCGCCAGGCATGGCGGCTGA
- the phnL gene encoding phosphonate C-P lyase system protein PhnL, translated as MANSNTSGAALAVSVAGLSKAFTMHLQDGIVLPVVEGACFDVAAGECVVLGGPSGAGKSSIMKMLYGNYAVEGGHILVRHRGDMVDLASADPRAVIAMRRETIGYVSQFLRTVPRVSALDLVAEPLTARGQELEAARVRAGEMLARLNVPERLWALPPATFSGGEQQRVNIARGFITDHPVLLLDEPTASLDATNRRIVIGMISEKKAAGVAQIGIFHDEEVREAVADRIIDVRAFAPKQAA; from the coding sequence ATGGCAAACTCCAACACATCCGGGGCCGCGCTCGCCGTCAGCGTCGCCGGTCTCTCCAAGGCCTTCACCATGCACCTGCAGGACGGCATCGTGCTGCCCGTGGTGGAGGGTGCGTGTTTCGATGTCGCGGCCGGCGAATGCGTCGTGCTCGGCGGGCCGTCGGGCGCGGGCAAGAGCTCGATCATGAAGATGCTCTACGGCAACTACGCCGTCGAGGGCGGGCACATCCTGGTGCGTCACAGGGGCGACATGGTGGATCTTGCAAGTGCCGACCCGCGTGCGGTGATCGCCATGCGGCGGGAAACCATCGGCTATGTGAGCCAGTTCCTGCGCACGGTGCCGCGCGTCAGCGCGCTTGATCTCGTCGCCGAGCCGCTGACGGCGCGCGGGCAGGAGCTTGAGGCCGCCCGTGTGCGCGCCGGCGAGATGCTGGCGCGGCTCAACGTTCCCGAACGGCTGTGGGCGCTTCCGCCGGCGACCTTTTCCGGCGGCGAGCAACAGCGCGTCAACATCGCGCGCGGCTTCATCACCGATCATCCCGTGCTTCTTCTCGATGAGCCGACGGCCTCGCTCGATGCCACCAACCGGCGCATCGTCATCGGGATGATCTCGGAGAAGAAGGCCGCCGGCGTCGCGCAGATCGGCATCTTTCATGACGAGGAAGTGCGCGAGGCGGTCGCCGACCGGATCATCGACGTGCGCGCCTTCGCGCCGAAACAGGCGGCGTGA
- the phnK gene encoding phosphonate C-P lyase system protein PhnK, with translation MSSLFEDAAPLLTVDGLTKFYGPRIGCRDVSFDVYPGEVVAIVGESGSGKTTLLNCISTRLEPSSGAVRYRMRDGETRDLYEMSEAERRLLMRTDWGFVHQNPADGLRMTVSAGANVGERLMAVGERHYGRIRETATGWLDRVEIDEDRIDDQPRAFSGGMRQRLQIARNLVTGPRLVFMDEPTGGLDVSVQARLLDLLRGLVADLGLAAIVVTHDLAVARLLSHRMIVMKGGDVVEAGLTDRVLDDPQAPYTQLLVSSILQV, from the coding sequence ATGAGTTCGCTTTTCGAGGATGCCGCGCCACTTCTCACGGTCGACGGCCTGACGAAATTCTACGGGCCGCGCATCGGCTGCCGCGATGTCTCCTTCGACGTCTATCCGGGCGAAGTGGTCGCCATCGTCGGGGAATCCGGCTCCGGCAAGACGACGCTCTTGAACTGCATCTCGACCCGGCTCGAGCCCTCGTCGGGCGCGGTCCGCTACCGCATGCGCGACGGCGAAACCCGCGATCTCTACGAGATGAGCGAGGCGGAGCGGCGTCTCCTGATGCGCACCGACTGGGGCTTCGTGCACCAGAACCCGGCCGACGGCTTGCGCATGACGGTCTCCGCCGGCGCCAATGTCGGCGAACGGCTGATGGCGGTGGGCGAGCGCCACTACGGGCGCATCCGCGAAACGGCAACCGGCTGGCTCGACCGCGTCGAGATCGACGAAGACCGGATCGACGACCAGCCGCGCGCCTTTTCCGGCGGCATGCGACAGCGCCTCCAGATCGCGCGCAATCTGGTGACCGGTCCGCGCCTCGTCTTCATGGACGAGCCGACCGGCGGGCTCGACGTCTCGGTGCAGGCGCGCCTGCTCGACCTGTTGCGCGGGCTTGTTGCCGACCTCGGGCTTGCCGCCATCGTGGTGACCCACGACCTCGCGGTCGCGCGTCTCCTGTCGCACCGCATGATCGTGATGAAGGGCGGCGACGTGGTCGAAGCCGGTCTGACCGACCGCGTGCTCGACGACCCGCAGGCGCCCTACACCCAGCTTCTTGTTTCCTCCATCCTTCAGGTGTGA
- a CDS encoding alpha-D-ribose 1-methylphosphonate 5-phosphate C-P-lyase PhnJ — MSAMTGDIATYNFAYLDEQTKRMIRRAILKAIAIPGYQVPFASREMPMPYGWGTGGVQVTASIIGPDDTLKVIDQGADDTTNAVSIRAFFQKVANVAVTTHTREATIIQTRHRIPEEPLTEGQVLVYQVPIPEPLRFLEPRETETRKMHALEEYGLMHVKLYEDIARHGHIATTYAYPVLVAGRYVMDPSPTPKFDNPKMDMSPALQLFGAGREKRIYAIPPYTRVVSLDFEDHPFEIQSFDEPCALCAAEGVYLDEVILDDRGGRMFVCSDTDHCEGRLEQGHKGRLAAEDAYAAKETAQ, encoded by the coding sequence ATGAGCGCCATGACAGGCGACATCGCCACATACAATTTCGCCTATCTGGACGAGCAGACCAAGCGGATGATCCGCCGCGCGATCCTCAAGGCCATCGCCATTCCGGGCTACCAGGTGCCGTTCGCCAGCCGCGAGATGCCGATGCCCTATGGCTGGGGTACGGGCGGCGTGCAGGTGACCGCTTCCATCATCGGTCCCGACGACACGCTCAAGGTGATCGACCAGGGCGCCGACGACACCACCAACGCGGTCTCGATCCGCGCCTTCTTCCAGAAGGTCGCCAATGTCGCGGTGACGACGCACACACGCGAGGCGACGATCATCCAGACCCGCCACCGCATTCCCGAGGAACCGCTCACCGAGGGGCAGGTGCTGGTCTATCAGGTGCCGATCCCCGAGCCGCTGCGGTTTCTGGAACCGCGCGAGACGGAAACCCGCAAGATGCATGCGCTCGAGGAATACGGCCTCATGCATGTGAAGCTCTACGAGGACATCGCCCGCCACGGCCATATCGCCACGACCTATGCCTATCCGGTGCTGGTCGCGGGCCGATACGTGATGGATCCTTCGCCGACGCCGAAATTCGACAACCCGAAGATGGACATGTCGCCGGCGCTGCAGCTGTTCGGCGCCGGGCGCGAGAAGCGGATCTACGCGATCCCGCCCTATACCCGCGTCGTCAGCCTCGACTTCGAGGATCACCCCTTCGAGATCCAGAGCTTCGATGAGCCCTGCGCGCTCTGCGCGGCGGAAGGCGTCTATCTCGACGAGGTCATTCTCGATGACCGGGGCGGGCGGATGTTCGTCTGTTCCGACACCGATCACTGCGAGGGCCGGCTTGAGCAGGGCCACAAGGGCCGGCTCGCCGCCGAAGACGCTTATGCCGCAAAGGAGACGGCGCAATGA
- a CDS encoding carbon-phosphorus lyase complex subunit PhnI: protein MYVAVKGGEAAIANAHKMLADRRRGDRSVPAITVEQLVEQLALGVDRVMAEASLYAPELAALAVKQARGDMIEAIFLLRAYRTTLPRFGASRPVETGGMVAERRISATYKDLPGGQVLGPTFDYTHRLLDPELAGDGEVPPAPARESEGDPLTRVADILAHEDLIERTATGADDDALPEEPSGDLTREPLEFPMARDLRLQALARGDEGFLLALGYSTQRGYGRTHPFAGEIRMGEVEVEMDVPELGFSVALGAVKVTECQMVNQFAGSAKVPPQFTRGYGLVFGQSERKAMSMALVDRSLRAGELGEDRVAPAQDEEFVISHSDNVQATGFVEHLKLPHYVDFQAELDLVRRMRGEFEEKAEGSDTATQEAAE from the coding sequence ATGTATGTTGCAGTCAAGGGCGGCGAGGCGGCCATCGCCAACGCCCACAAGATGCTCGCCGACCGCCGGCGCGGCGACCGCTCGGTGCCGGCGATCACCGTGGAACAGCTCGTCGAGCAACTCGCGCTCGGCGTCGACCGGGTGATGGCGGAAGCCTCGCTCTATGCGCCGGAGCTTGCCGCGCTCGCCGTCAAGCAGGCGCGCGGCGACATGATCGAGGCGATCTTCCTGCTGCGCGCCTATCGCACGACGCTGCCGCGCTTCGGCGCCTCGCGTCCGGTGGAGACCGGCGGGATGGTTGCCGAGCGCCGGATTTCGGCGACCTACAAGGATCTGCCCGGCGGGCAGGTGCTCGGGCCGACCTTCGATTACACCCACCGTCTGCTCGATCCCGAGCTTGCTGGCGATGGCGAGGTGCCGCCCGCGCCGGCGCGCGAGAGCGAAGGCGACCCGCTGACGCGGGTGGCCGACATTCTGGCGCATGAGGACCTGATCGAGCGCACCGCCACCGGTGCGGATGACGACGCGCTGCCGGAGGAACCCTCCGGCGACCTGACGCGCGAGCCGCTGGAATTTCCCATGGCCCGCGACCTGCGCCTGCAGGCGCTGGCGCGCGGCGACGAGGGCTTCCTGCTGGCGCTCGGCTATTCCACCCAGCGCGGCTACGGCCGCACCCATCCCTTCGCCGGCGAGATCCGCATGGGCGAGGTCGAGGTGGAAATGGACGTTCCCGAGCTTGGTTTCTCCGTGGCGCTCGGCGCCGTCAAGGTCACCGAATGCCAGATGGTCAACCAGTTCGCCGGGTCGGCCAAGGTTCCCCCGCAGTTCACGCGGGGCTACGGGCTGGTGTTCGGCCAGTCGGAGCGCAAGGCGATGTCCATGGCGCTGGTCGACCGGTCCTTGCGAGCGGGCGAGCTTGGCGAGGACCGGGTCGCGCCCGCGCAGGACGAGGAATTCGTGATCTCCCATTCCGACAACGTGCAGGCGACGGGCTTCGTCGAGCACCTGAAACTGCCGCATTACGTCGACTTCCAGGCCGAGCTCGACCTCGTGCGCCGCATGCGCGGCGAATTCGAGGAAAAGGCGGAAGGGTCCGACACCGCCACACAGGAGGCCGCGGAATGA
- the phnH gene encoding phosphonate C-P lyase system protein PhnH, translated as MQTVHFDAGRFSSEAIEGGFADPVFQSQAVFTALMQAMACPGRRKTLDDCLQPPAPLDAGMAAVALTLCDPDTPVWLSPALRTDAVRAWLAFHAGCPLRDDAAKAAFVLCAQGDTPPAHAALHAGTQEYPDRAATLVLALPALDGGAILALTGPGIETETAIAPVGLPDGFVAARAANRALFPRGVDVVLVAHRDLVALPRTTVVAHADGASSNAEAN; from the coding sequence ATGCAGACGGTTCACTTCGACGCCGGCCGCTTTTCGTCCGAGGCAATCGAGGGCGGTTTCGCCGATCCCGTATTCCAGTCACAGGCGGTTTTCACCGCGCTGATGCAGGCTATGGCCTGTCCGGGCAGGCGCAAGACGCTCGACGACTGTCTCCAGCCGCCGGCGCCGCTCGATGCGGGCATGGCCGCCGTGGCGCTGACCCTGTGCGATCCCGATACGCCGGTGTGGCTGTCGCCCGCCCTGCGCACGGACGCGGTGCGGGCCTGGCTCGCCTTTCACGCCGGCTGCCCGCTGAGGGATGACGCGGCAAAGGCCGCTTTCGTCCTTTGCGCGCAAGGGGACACGCCGCCGGCGCACGCCGCGCTTCATGCGGGCACCCAGGAATACCCCGACCGTGCCGCCACGCTGGTGCTGGCGCTGCCCGCGCTCGACGGCGGGGCGATCTTGGCGCTCACCGGTCCCGGCATCGAGACGGAAACGGCGATTGCCCCCGTCGGCCTGCCCGACGGTTTCGTCGCCGCGCGTGCCGCCAATCGCGCGCTCTTCCCGCGCGGCGTCGATGTGGTGCTGGTAGCACACCGCGATCTCGTGGCGCTGCCGCGCACGACCGTCGTTGCTCATGCGGACGGTGCTTCTTCCAACGCGGAGGCCAACTGA
- the phnG gene encoding phosphonate C-P lyase system protein PhnG, whose protein sequence is MTSQANGHATAADPQGDEAHGLKTLMDVLAASPAGEIAACAEALGPLPEAAPVRGPETGLVMVRGRIGGDGAPFNLGEATVTRATVRLEGGAIGHAYALGQNRAKARLSATLAALWTQGGSRAEIDAAITAPLLAARAREATQTKREAAATKVDFFTMVRGDD, encoded by the coding sequence ATGACATCGCAAGCCAACGGGCATGCAACCGCCGCCGATCCGCAAGGGGACGAGGCGCACGGACTGAAGACCCTGATGGATGTGCTGGCCGCCTCGCCGGCGGGCGAGATCGCCGCCTGCGCCGAGGCACTCGGGCCGTTGCCCGAGGCGGCTCCCGTGCGGGGGCCCGAGACGGGTCTCGTCATGGTGCGCGGACGCATCGGCGGAGACGGCGCACCGTTCAATCTGGGCGAGGCGACGGTGACCCGCGCAACGGTTCGGCTTGAGGGTGGGGCCATCGGCCATGCCTATGCGCTCGGCCAGAACCGGGCGAAGGCGCGCCTTTCGGCAACGCTTGCCGCTCTCTGGACGCAAGGCGGCAGCCGGGCGGAGATCGATGCCGCGATCACCGCGCCGCTGCTGGCGGCCCGGGCGCGCGAGGCGACACAGACGAAACGCGAGGCGGCCGCGACCAAGGTCGACTTCTTCACCATGGTACGCGGAGACGACTGA
- the phnF gene encoding phosphonate metabolism transcriptional regulator PhnF, which translates to MVSGIERRSGVALWRQIADDIRAAIGNGVYDAARKLPTEAALAAQFDVNRHTVRQALAALARDGIVRTVQGRGTELLPRTRVSYPISARTRFSAGLGGQVARATTRFLATESEPASEEVARALALAPQAPVLRMETIGAADGTALSRATHWFDAARFADLPAHCAQSGSITHALKACGVSDYRRFATEIGAAPASRADREDLGLEPGAVVLLTTSVNADQDGMPIQMSRSRFAADRVTLSVRNAPEVRGEAGDGDQ; encoded by the coding sequence ATGGTGAGCGGGATCGAACGGCGCAGCGGCGTCGCGCTGTGGCGCCAGATCGCCGACGACATTCGCGCCGCCATCGGCAACGGCGTCTATGACGCCGCCCGAAAACTGCCGACGGAAGCAGCGCTTGCCGCGCAATTCGACGTCAACCGCCACACAGTGCGCCAGGCATTGGCGGCGCTTGCCCGCGACGGCATCGTCCGGACCGTGCAGGGACGCGGTACGGAACTCCTGCCGCGCACACGCGTCAGCTATCCCATCAGCGCACGCACGCGATTTTCCGCAGGTCTTGGCGGACAGGTCGCGCGCGCCACCACCCGCTTTCTGGCAACGGAAAGCGAACCGGCGAGCGAAGAGGTCGCACGGGCCCTCGCCCTTGCGCCTCAGGCTCCAGTGCTGCGCATGGAAACAATCGGGGCCGCGGACGGCACGGCGCTGTCGCGCGCAACCCACTGGTTCGATGCCGCGCGCTTCGCCGACCTCCCGGCGCATTGCGCGCAAAGCGGCTCGATCACCCATGCCCTGAAGGCCTGCGGCGTCAGCGACTACAGGCGCTTCGCCACGGAAATCGGCGCGGCGCCTGCAAGCCGGGCCGATCGCGAGGATCTCGGCCTCGAGCCCGGCGCGGTGGTTCTTCTGACCACCTCCGTCAATGCCGATCAGGACGGCATGCCGATCCAGATGAGCCGTAGCCGCTTCGCCGCCGACAGGGTCACGCTTTCGGTGCGCAATGCGCCCGAAGTACGGGGTGAGGCCGGGGACGGCGACCAGTAG
- a CDS encoding tryptophan halogenase family protein, whose protein sequence is MSDLRQTDIAVIGGGATGWMAAAYLKRFLPSAGITVMESPTVAPLGVGESLNDISRRFNSALGLDEHDFLRATDGTYKIGIRFENFDRPGGDFYHPFGRPGTHHRARPDAQEAYAATGLCRQNRFDPGQEARGYHVCATRYSAVLRDFARALGVHHIKRHARDVERIGDDVASVEGVSADLFIDCTGFRALLIGEALDTPFEPLSDVLFNDAAVALRVPYDAVSERPFPYTRCTAMDAGWIWRIPLWSRLGAGYCYSSAHISPAQAEADLRAELKLPPGTPDFAGTSDTAWGDHDLKPMHIAFRHGRHARARRGNCVALGGAFGFIEPLESTGLSMTQAAIMALVPGLADLGGWDRLCRDRFDTTVDFIFAHYWLSKRMDTAYWRDLKQCTPSRRLSRVIEAAGRGDYRAIETDPGFFYRPSNWDVVLSGMGAFDDRPRIVATDPEDRHCPDFVSHLATHIHGPTKWSQLQ, encoded by the coding sequence ATGAGCGACCTCAGGCAAACCGACATCGCCGTGATCGGAGGCGGCGCAACCGGATGGATGGCAGCCGCCTACCTGAAGCGCTTTCTGCCGTCGGCCGGAATAACCGTGATGGAATCGCCCACCGTCGCGCCGCTCGGCGTCGGGGAATCGCTCAACGACATCTCGCGGCGCTTCAACTCAGCCCTCGGGCTCGATGAGCACGATTTCCTGCGCGCCACCGACGGGACCTACAAGATCGGCATCCGCTTCGAGAACTTCGACCGTCCGGGCGGGGATTTCTACCACCCGTTCGGCCGGCCCGGCACACACCACAGAGCACGACCAGATGCTCAAGAGGCCTATGCCGCGACCGGATTGTGCCGACAAAACCGCTTCGACCCCGGCCAGGAGGCGCGCGGCTATCACGTCTGCGCCACCCGTTACAGTGCTGTCCTGCGCGACTTCGCCCGCGCGCTCGGCGTCCATCACATCAAGCGCCATGCACGCGACGTTGAGCGTATTGGCGACGACGTCGCAAGTGTGGAAGGCGTGTCGGCGGATCTCTTCATCGACTGCACCGGCTTTCGGGCGCTGCTCATCGGGGAAGCGCTCGACACCCCCTTCGAACCGCTGTCCGACGTGCTTTTCAATGATGCTGCCGTTGCGCTGCGCGTGCCCTATGACGCGGTGAGCGAGCGGCCCTTCCCCTACACCCGCTGCACGGCAATGGACGCCGGCTGGATCTGGCGCATCCCGCTCTGGTCCAGGCTTGGCGCCGGCTATTGCTACAGTTCAGCCCATATCTCACCCGCACAGGCGGAGGCGGACCTGCGGGCCGAGCTGAAACTGCCCCCCGGCACGCCGGACTTTGCGGGCACTTCGGACACAGCGTGGGGAGACCACGATCTCAAGCCGATGCATATCGCCTTCCGCCACGGACGCCACGCGCGCGCCCGGCGTGGCAACTGCGTGGCGCTCGGCGGCGCCTTCGGCTTTATCGAACCGCTGGAATCCACCGGCCTTTCGATGACCCAGGCAGCGATCATGGCGCTGGTCCCCGGACTTGCCGACCTCGGCGGATGGGACCGGCTGTGCCGAGACCGCTTCGACACCACCGTGGACTTCATCTTCGCCCACTACTGGCTGAGCAAACGCATGGACACAGCCTACTGGCGCGACCTGAAGCAATGCACTCCCAGCCGACGCCTGTCACGGGTGATCGAGGCTGCCGGGCGCGGCGACTACCGTGCGATCGAAACCGATCCCGGCTTTTTCTACCGACCGAGCAACTGGGACGTCGTGCTTTCCGGCATGGGCGCCTTCGATGACCGTCCGCGCATCGTCGCCACAGATCCGGAAGATCGTCACTGCCCCGATTTCGTTTCCCATCTCGCCACCCACATTCACGGACCCACCAAATGGTCTCAGCTTCAATAG
- a CDS encoding DUF4135 domain-containing protein → MIYHGRARDLPEFDVCRTLATHAVAHAQRTAQMQVDAPGVRLAPAALCDLVDEAADALCEIALADTVMAQAAGAPRPLSGLSATGDFATFQEAAGQAGARSLSRQLTVFLADWTAGVAAMMARLDADAAALDRAFGMSGSAGVARISGARGEYHRGACVRRIAFDEGSVLAYKPRPVAREAVWADLGHWLDGHGAVSVLYAPFTLVCDGYGWCRWVEARAAADGEEVDAYFRRAGHLLFWLWLTNSRDAVASNLVARGGEPWLVDCEACFYPGDDAHAAPLATTGFLPAAGADGQRSRAGLPVSTAPCHTVRRFSVDTDGRVSLARCDVAEDSLSNLPHTGELAVPASGHGEGVAQGFLEAADDALRLREALSCAGAPFRTPFGEGRFVARATVLYGELLAGYLAAGCSPDWIANMIAGLPLSAPLSADVADAIVASECAELVRLSIPKFYHVETGGGPRIVEGGLALSPLLNGRDVALRRLSKLSEAALDPLVREIKTALAPAG, encoded by the coding sequence GTGATCTATCACGGCCGGGCACGGGATCTGCCGGAGTTCGATGTCTGCCGCACGCTGGCAACGCATGCGGTGGCGCACGCGCAGCGGACCGCCCAAATGCAGGTGGATGCGCCCGGGGTGCGCCTGGCGCCGGCGGCCTTGTGCGACCTGGTGGATGAGGCGGCCGATGCGCTTTGCGAGATCGCGCTTGCCGATACGGTGATGGCGCAAGCCGCCGGTGCGCCGCGTCCGCTGTCCGGTCTTTCGGCAACCGGCGATTTCGCGACCTTTCAAGAGGCTGCCGGGCAGGCCGGCGCGCGCAGTCTCTCCCGGCAACTGACGGTGTTTCTTGCTGACTGGACGGCTGGCGTTGCCGCGATGATGGCGCGGCTTGATGCGGATGCGGCGGCGCTCGACCGTGCGTTTGGCATGTCCGGAAGTGCTGGCGTGGCGCGGATTTCGGGCGCTCGCGGAGAATATCATCGCGGCGCCTGCGTGCGGCGTATTGCGTTCGATGAGGGCAGCGTGCTGGCCTACAAGCCCCGGCCGGTGGCGCGCGAGGCTGTCTGGGCCGACCTTGGCCACTGGCTCGACGGGCACGGGGCCGTCTCGGTGCTTTATGCACCATTCACCCTTGTGTGTGATGGCTATGGCTGGTGCCGGTGGGTCGAGGCCCGTGCCGCGGCGGATGGTGAGGAGGTGGATGCCTATTTCCGCCGCGCAGGGCATTTGCTTTTCTGGCTGTGGCTGACCAATTCGCGCGATGCGGTCGCCTCCAATCTCGTTGCCCGGGGCGGAGAACCCTGGCTCGTCGATTGCGAGGCGTGTTTTTATCCTGGCGACGATGCCCATGCCGCGCCGCTGGCAACAACCGGATTCCTGCCGGCGGCGGGAGCAGACGGGCAACGGTCGCGCGCGGGCCTGCCTGTTTCGACCGCACCGTGTCATACGGTTCGCCGGTTCAGCGTTGACACTGACGGGCGTGTGTCGCTCGCCAGATGCGATGTCGCCGAAGACAGCCTGTCCAATTTGCCGCATACGGGAGAACTGGCCGTGCCCGCGTCGGGGCACGGCGAGGGAGTGGCGCAAGGGTTTCTGGAGGCGGCGGACGATGCCTTGCGCTTGCGCGAGGCGCTTTCATGCGCGGGCGCGCCGTTTCGAACGCCCTTCGGCGAGGGGCGGTTTGTGGCGCGCGCCACCGTGCTCTATGGCGAGCTCCTGGCCGGCTATCTGGCGGCGGGGTGCTCGCCTGACTGGATCGCGAACATGATCGCCGGACTGCCGCTGTCCGCGCCGCTTTCCGCCGATGTCGCGGATGCGATTGTCGCCAGCGAATGCGCCGAACTGGTTCGGCTGTCCATTCCGAAATTCTATCATGTCGAGACCGGCGGCGGGCCTCGAATTGTTGAAGGCGGGCTGGCGCTTTCCCCTCTCTTGAACGGTCGGGACGTTGCCTTGCGCCGGCTCTCGAAACTGAGCGAAGCCGCGCTTGACCCGCTGGTGCGCGAGATCAAGACCGCGCTCGCGCCCGCCGGGTGA